In Camelina sativa cultivar DH55 chromosome 17, Cs, whole genome shotgun sequence, the genomic stretch ATGTTCCTTAAGAGACTTTGTTCATCAATTTATATGATATAGTTCTTAGTTTCCTGCAAACTCACCAAATTTGCGAAGATGCGCATTTCATTTCGTCATCATGCTTTGCTTcgatctttgtttttgttttgttatggtCAAAGGCTAAAAGCAGCTCTGAACTATGTATAGTGGAAATATtcgttttcaaattttcatgaCACTATCGGTGAGACAACAATTGTCCTCTTAGAGAGGatgtaaacaaagaaagaagacaacGTAAGATAATTGTACAACAGACTGGATTTGAATTGTCGAcaacagaaaaaacaaattaagcaCAGCAcatcatttttttgtaatatacttTTTCCCTTTCTTGGATTTGTATGAAAGAATCAAAACAATCACTCTCTTATTTGTATTCTTGAAAGTTAACATGACCAGTTGCTTGAGCATGCTCCACAGCTTCCTGTTACAGTTTCAATTATATGTTTCAAAATCAAGCTCCATGGTTATTAAAAGCATACCAAATGAAGAACTTAAGGAGATAAAGCAAATGACCTTTTGTCCAATAACTCCAATTTGGCATACACCACAACGCAGAGTGAAGTTTGCAGTATCTGTGTAGCTCCTTTTCCTGAAACAAATAAACCAAGTCACAGGGTTTATTCTTATTTGCTTAAGCCACACAAAACTATGGTTAACACTTATATATAATACCTTTGTTGATCCTTTACTAGATTTACAACAAGCCCTTCGATTGACCCGATGGATCTATCTTTACCAACTGGAAATATAGTCATATCGAAATCTTCCTCAGCTCCTTCAAATGGAGACAACTGGATAATTCACAGCAAGGAAGTATCTGAGCCACCAGTTTTGTAATTCAGTTAAAATTTTCAATGGAGAATATGAATATATCAACTTACAGCGAGAGCATCATAGTGAAGACCATCGTAGATCAGCATAACTCTTTCATTGTAGTTTCTCGTctgcaaaagagaaaactaCTCTTTAATACTTTtgaagttttgtttctttcagaatttgtatgtttgattttgatgataccTGTCCATACAAGTCACACCGACTAGTTTGAATATCGTAAGCTGCAATTTCTCTACCATAATAATCTGCTAATATAGAAAGCTCAATCGCACCTATACAAAAAGTAAACAGAAAGACACTTATCAATACACAATGATGAAACATACAAGCATCAAGCACATGATAGTATGGCGATATTGAACAAATTAGGCAAAGGTACCTCCCCACTTCTCCGGATTGAGAATCCAAGCACAATATTCTTCGTTTTGCTTCCCTAGAAATGCTTCGTTATATTTCTCCTTGTTGCTTGCAACTGCGGTTGCTATCACCTTATCAAAATAGTAGCCAGCTAATGTCTCAGAACTATTTAATAATGATTGGAAAATTCACTAAACGGTTACTGGAAATACTCAATTCATTTGGTAACATTCTCTTGCATAAACCTACCCCAGGCATTGCTACTTTTCGACTGTTAGGAATTGGATATTAACCATATCAAGAATGATTAAAGAAAGGTATAAGTAACCTCTAAGCTTAATGAAGCTGATAACTATAAGGTAAAAGAAGCTAAACATAGAATGCAGATGAACTAACTCTAAAGAGATCAAAGAAGCTAAAGATAAATGAGCAAACCTGTCTCAGCTCAGGAGCTTTTTTTTGGTCCTTGTCCATGACATAGCtgtagaagagaaagaaaccttACAGATAAAATAAACACAAGCCTTAAAGGCAAAAATAACTCTATAAACTTCTACTTTAACTCAAAAGAGCTGATTACCCAATTGCGTTGAAGAGACAACTGTTGTCAGATGGAATAACTCTTCTCACAATGATTCCTTCCATGTTAATAACCTCAAACTATCTGCATTCCAATTTCCAAAATCAGCCAAAAGACATTTTTCATATTCCCAATCTTAAGCTATTTCATTTaaccaagaaacaaatcaagagagaaacagaaaacaaGATCTTTTTacacaagaaacagagataaTTGGATAAAACAAAAGACTTGATCCGATTTAATCAAACGTAGACTGCAACCAAATCAGATCTATGAATCACAAGAAGGAAcctaaaccaaataaaaagcaaaagggTACTACAAATTTCGAAACTTTGAAGATATAAAGTTATGATTTTTGAGAAATACCTACCCAGATGAAGATTAAACACCAAACGCAATGAAagcaccaaaaaaaacagagttggtTGAAGAAAGAAGGGAAAGAactaaaagattttaaagaaaGGAatggtttttaataaaaaaaaaaattggatccaCCACCGAAAGAAGCATAAAGACGTGACGTGTGGTGGGCATTTTCATGGGGTCAGTTCGATAACTAAGGAAGGAAGAAAGGAAGGAAGAACTCACCGGTTGGGCAAACAAAAAGATGTTGTGATTCtgagaaattgaaacaaacaaaaatgcaaaatgtTGTGTGAGGTGTGTCATCATGATGTCTCGCcattattataatataagccaatgattagttttttttttggtttttactttaCGGCGTCATTCTCCTTCTTATGGAAAACAACAGTACAACACAACCAagatcaaataatttttttgctacatattttctaaaaacaatttctgatgatttattttatttaaatattattaaaaaacaacaCCAGATATTGAATTTAGAGAAAATTCgctatcgatttttttttttttttaaactactgAATTTAGAGAAAATTCAATTTAGTATTTTAagatttcttctgttttttttttttctcccacaCTAATTACAGAGAACCCTAAAAGTTTGAAGAAATCAACAATGGTTAGTAAAAAACTCTAGCTTGATTtttaaagctatatatattttcgttaTTTTTCCTCTTGTCAGCTAtttctttcaatattttgtttgattcgtaTTTATTAGCTCTTTTGTCTCCACTGATGAAAATATTAGCAATTTGTTATAGATTTGTCTCACAAGGCCAAGAGATTCGTTTTCATGATTAATCTAGTATTTCTTGGTTAACTATACGAATCTatctgtttgtttgtgtttctgttCTGTTTTCATGAGTCTATAGATGATTAACATGGTCATCTAATCATCTTGGATATATTGATAATGGTAGAAACCAGTTTGTTCTAGATTCTTTTTTACGTATATATAGACTACTAACCTAGGTGCAAAGAATGATtaactttttaagaaaaaggCTTGTAATTATCTCATGATCCCGATTAAGTTATTGTTCTGGTTATGACCTGCACTGTGTAGGAGAAAACAACGAGAAGTCCCCTTGCTTCATTTGTTTAATATCTATTAATTTCAAGTGGTTCACAAGAAAACTGCTACTTGTTTGTGCTTTTATCTCAGTCAAAGATCGAAGATAAGCTAGTTCCGCAACATCCGCGAGACCATCAGTGTAcaaaaagctactcagactcttTTTATGAGTCAAAGAGAGTTCAAAGAGAGTTCTAGTCTTGtcttactcttttttgttttcattaaaaacagatgatatgatatgatttcATTAAAAACGATGATATGATTTTAAAGAGAGTAATTGTTACCAACTGAATCAGTATTGTATTATATTAGTtactaaatcttttaaaagtgTTACAGTTCaacaattaaaattcattatttcAAATCtaaacagaaagaagaagaaaaatctctaCTAAGAACATTGGATCCGTACACCAAACAGCATAAAGCTTCCTGTGTTctcctctgttttggtttcttcatcttttaaCTTGGAGCTCACGAATTTTTCAGTTTTCATTCCTTCCTCATGAACCGTCATGTTTGCTTCCTCAGGGACCACGGAACCGTTGTCGGAAGAGTAATGAACATCAATCATCAAGAAGTGCTTGATTTGACCTTCTAATGTCTTAACATGCCAAGTGTAAAAGCTGATGACATCCTTGTCCTTGAGTTTCTTCTCCCTCACGAAACTCTTCCAACCGCTGGTGATGACAAAGCTCTGGCTACTTTTCCAGTAACAATACCTAAATTTCCATTGTCTCATTGTTCTGTCGTAAAACACAATCTCCACACCTTCCACTATTtcaccctcttcttctttctccttgttGCTTATGGAAGGCATATAGTTCACAGCGTGCCTCTTAGGTATCACAAGCCTATTCAGTTTCCCTACATCGCTCGGTGTCAACTCCTTCTGAAAAAGCTCTGTGCGAGAGAAACCCTTGTTCGATTCTTCTCCTCTGAGAAAATCTCTGAATTTTTGTTGGTAAGATCCTTCTCTGATCATGTTCAACAAAGATTCTGTTGTGAAGCGATCTTGGAATTCCGGTTCGTGTATCGTGACATCAGACCGAGGGAAGTTCCGGTACGAGTTGACATCGGAGCGTCCAAGTTTGATGGATGCGCTATCGTAAGCCATGGCCGCTTCGACAGCGGATTTGAAAGTTCCAAGCCAAAACCTTTTGTGGTCTGTGTAGATTTGAACCCCCCAATGACCGTTCTGCAGTTGAACCACTCCTTTGTACTTGACTTTGCCTCGAACGGGAACCGTCTTTGTAGCAGACGCAACCACTTGGGCTTTTTCTGGTTCGTCATTAAGTCTCATGCGTTTCTTGGGTGGCAAGCAAGTTTCGGTCTCTGTCATTGCGTCGTACGTcgttaattgaaaatattagaGAGAGATATCAGAAGCGAAACAAAACGATCAAGAGAAACAATGAGTTACAGGGAGCGATTctattatgtttattgtttcttattgttgagtatttataaagttttgattttccatttttcttttgttgtaaaTATGGATTTTCCATTTGTTGTCGGTCTAttcacttttttatataatcttgttgtgcaaaacaaaaaggaaatacaTGAGATCAGAGCGGCAGGAAAATCTCAagtaaattagggttttgatgttTACAAAACGTTTCTCATCTCATGCggttgtgtatttttttttcttcttccctttatttaatttgtttttaattgattCTTCTCAATAagtcaacttaaaaaaaaaaaaaagataaatcaaaaaatAAGATTCTATGTAAAAACCTAGAAATTTTAGCTAATTTTGAGAAGGGGAAAGAAAGTAAATACCCAACAAATTAACGTACTATCAGTTTCTCTCATCCTttgagatcgagagagagaaacagaattgtaaaataatttcattCAAGTGTTAATAAACTGTACACAAGTTCTTAAATACATGAACTAGACCGAAACTAATctaaaccaatttaaaccaaTCTAGTCTAATCCACATATGATATCTAGCTAATACTCTTGGACATGAATAACTCCACATGTGTAAGTCTTCCATAACCTCCTTAGTCCTTAACGACAAAAGCGTTTATGTGAACTTGAGGGATATGTGACtgagaacaaaatcaaatctgGTGGTCTTGGTCTTGAGACGCTTCTTGTCCAATAAAGCAACTACCATCACCAAGAGGCAACAAGGTTAAAAGGTCTCTTGAATAACACCATTCCACAATGATCACTATCAGCTCCCCCTGTCTTGGAACACAGCTTGACTAACAGGAACACATTTTGAAGGAAACAATGATCAACAACACCTCAACACctctttttttccaaacatttcCCTTATTCCAGATTCTTTTAAAGTATATAGACTACTAACCTAGGTGCAAATAAagattaactttttaattacGAAAGGCACTTTTGGGAACTTAACGACGTATCAAGCAGAACAAGGCACAGTTTGTTGTAATTATCTCATGATCCCGATTAAGTTATTATTCTGGTTAACCTGATCCCGATTAAGTTATTGTTCTGATTAACCTGCActgtcactacaagaaatgtGTGTATTCTTAGCACACGAAAAACACTATTATATCGTTTTGATGGCGATTTCGTAAACGGTGTCTTTGCCGCTATTAATTCTCTCTCTATAATAGCGGTATGTTATCAATATATTAAGTTTATTAGTAGCATTTTTTATTTGCcacattataattaatattagcCAAATATTTGTATTATGATTTTGTCAATTGTAACTATATATTGTTGCTATAATACATTTTCACGCCAGCTTGATTATGCTCAAATCcataattaatacatatattatatacagcttttgcaaaaaaaaaaaaaaatacaaataaaactttatagaaacttcaaaatacaatacataTCATCTTGAGCATTTCCAACTACAATACACTACATACATTACAAGTCTCAAACTAAGTCTTAACCTAACATTAGACGTGCCACATTCAACAAAAACATGAACCTAGATCCTCTTCTTGTTGTCTTCAAATGCCTTAGCCAAGTTACTAAATCTTACGCTGACATATCTCTCAATGTGCTCCACCAATTATTCTCTCACA encodes the following:
- the LOC104759919 gene encoding AP2/ERF and B3 domain-containing transcription factor At1g50680-like; protein product: MRLNDEPEKAQVVASATKTVPVRGKVKYKGVVQLQNGHWGVQIYTDHKRFWLGTFKSAVEAAMAYDSASIKLGRSDVNSYRNFPRSDVTIHEPEFQDRFTTESLLNMIREGSYQQKFRDFLRGEESNKGFSRTELFQKELTPSDVGKLNRLVIPKRHAVNYMPSISNKEKEEEGEIVEGVEIVFYDRTMRQWKFRYCYWKSSQSFVITSGWKSFVREKKLKDKDVISFYTWHVKTLEGQIKHFLMIDVHYSSDNGSVVPEEANMTVHEEGMKTEKFVSSKLKDEETKTEENTGSFMLFGVRIQCS
- the LOC104758375 gene encoding ubiquitin thioesterase OTU1-like — its product is MEGIIVRRVIPSDNSCLFNAIGYVMDKDQKKAPELRQVIATAVASNKEKYNEAFLGKQNEEYCAWILNPEKWGGAIELSILADYYGREIAAYDIQTSRCDLYGQTRNYNERVMLIYDGLHYDALALSPFEGAEEDFDMTIFPVGKDRSIGSIEGLVVNLVKDQQRKRSYTDTANFTLRCGVCQIGVIGQKEAVEHAQATGHVNFQEYK